In Pyrus communis chromosome 8, drPyrComm1.1, whole genome shotgun sequence, one genomic interval encodes:
- the LOC137743431 gene encoding uncharacterized protein: protein MTSFSGLGIGLGIVFGCLLLALVAELYYLLWGKKRITNREIEEEEDDGYITSHAKEIFQFNCFKKPNSFHTSSDGNSNSHENLREPDVNVNGSSEPDLELGSSTDLLLKLNGEENVEISELMRLHNLAGPPRFLFTIKEEEKEDLESEDGKSRSSRKRSRTRSLSDLILAVDTPFLSPMPSPSVKSSPLSNLEAYKHHGFNPLFESSTEADMNRLRSSPPPKFKFLRDAEEKLLRRLMEEAEKRAAKNGGSAASAAQDCGVKASTNSTMAAEERDGSFIRLIAGKNKENHQNPPSSSKVLPLASSPTMSKPT from the coding sequence ATGACTTCTTTCAGTGGATTGGGAATTGGGTTGGGCATAGTTTTTGGGTGCCTGCTGTTGGCACTTGTTGCAGAGCTTTACTACCTGCTATGGGGGAAGAAGAGAATCACCAACAGAGAgattgaggaggaagaagatgatggtTACATCACCAGCCATGCAAAGGAAATCTTCCAATTTAATTGCTTCAAAAAACCCAATTCTTTTCACACCAGCAGCGATGGAAATTCAAATTCCcatgagaatttgagagagccAGATGTGAATGTCAATGGAAGTAGCGAGCCAGATTTGGAACTGGGTTCTAGCACGGATTTGCTGTTGAAGCTCAATGGGGAAGAAAATGTGGAAATCTCAGAGCTGATGAGGCTGCACAATCTTGCTGGCCCACCAAGGTTTTTGTTCAcaatcaaggaggaagaaaaggaggattTGGAATCAGAAGATGGGAAGTCTAGAAGCAGCAGAAAAAGGTCAAGGACTAGAAGTTTGAGTGATCTGATTTTGGCAGTGGACACACCTTTTCTCTCCCCTATGCCTTCCCCATCAGTAAAGTCTTCACCTTTGAGCAATTTGGAGGCCTACAAACACCATGGATTCAACCCCCTCTTTGAATCCTCCACAGAAGCTGATATGAACAGGCTGAGATCTTCACCCCCTCCAAAGTTCAAGTTCTTGAGAGATGCAGAGGAGAAGCTGCTGAGGAGATTGATGGAGGAAGCTGAGAAAAGAGCAGCTAAAAATGGTGGGTCTGCAGCTTCTGCAGCTCAAGATTGTGGGGTGAAAGCTTCAACAAATTCAACAATGGCTGCAGAAGAGAGAGATGGGTCTTTTATAAGACTCATTGCTGGCAAGAACAAGGAGAATCATCAGAATCCTCCAAGCTCTTCCAAGGTACTTCCACTGGCTTCTTCTCCTACAATGTCCAAACCAACTTGA
- the LOC137743576 gene encoding uncharacterized protein yields MGRKVGTVYINPKKFGTFHKPCMKEMIAFLNCMATNQLCDDKCVKQKELLGTCMEAQSNKNRKSMGSINYHLQRLSRGRK; encoded by the exons ATGGGTCGGAAGGTTGGTACGGTATATATAAATCCAAAGAAATTTGGGACTTTTCACAAACCTTGCATGAAGGAAATGATAGCATTTCTCAACTGCATGGCTACTAACCAGCTCTGTGATGATAAGTGTGTAAAGCAGAAGGAACTTTTGGGTACTTGTATGGAGGCTCAG AGCAACAAAAACAGAAAGTCAATGGGAAGCATCAATTACCACTTGCAGAGGCTGAGCAGGGGAAGGAAGTAG